From Diospyros lotus cultivar Yz01 chromosome 4, ASM1463336v1, whole genome shotgun sequence, a single genomic window includes:
- the LOC127798819 gene encoding pentatricopeptide repeat-containing protein At2g36980, mitochondrial isoform X2: MPSDMFHVTKKITVLARSGRVACARKLFDEMRHRDTIAWNTMLSSYSQLGLYREALSLFRDMRISTAKPDHFSFTATLSACAGAWELHCGQKIHAQVIVLGYSSSLPVNNSLIDMYGKCLSTCNANRVFEEMDVKNDVSWCSLLFAYVNGSQFDIARIVFDAMPTRVEIAWNTMIAGYARFGDIETCFDLFKKMLESFCEADHWTFSALMNACSESEEGLPGCLMHAFIVKSGWNSAVEVSWNAIIDAYMKLGDTNKAFLVFQCAPEKSIVSWTSMITGYTRNGDEEQALSFFSDAMRTGLQPDNFTFGAVLHACSNLATLWHGQMIHCAIIHYGFHAYTYVGNGLVNMYAKSGDMQGAIQAFNDIVDKDLVSWNSLLFAFGLHGQAAQALWLYEEMTASGIKPDKVTFIGLLMTCSHSGLTEKGQALFESMSPVHQLPPEIDHVACMVDMLARGGYLIEATELANKYQWMDSASISSRESLFGACFAHGYTEIGVILSRDLKLLEPQNEMNYILLSNLYSATGHWKEAEAVRKAMADQGVTKIPGCSWIEVKNKVTAFVAGKYSHPLIKELTEILYFLKQEMRNPYSRLVG, translated from the exons ATGCCTTCGGATATGTTCCATGTCACGAAAAAGATTACTGTTCTCGCGAGATCCGGTCGCGTCGCCTGCGCACGCAAGCTGTTTGATGAAATGCGGCACAGAGACACAATCGCTTGGAACACGATGCTTAGTAGCTATTCTCAGTTGGGCCTTTACCGAGAAGCTCTATCTTTGTTTCGTGACATGAGAATTTCCACTGCCAAACCTGACCATTTCTCGTTCACGGCTACTTTGAGCGCGTGTGCTGGTGCCTGGGAGCTCCACTGCGGGCAGAAAATTCACGCCCAGGTGATTGTATTGGGATATAGTTCTTCGTTGCCGGTGAACAATTCACTTATTGATATGTATGGAAAGTGTTTAAGTACTTGTAATGCTAATCGAGTGTTTGAGGAGATGGACGTGAAGAATGATGTGTCGTGGTGTTCTCTGTTGTTTGCTTATGTAAATGGCAGTCAGTTTGACATCGCTCGTATTGTTTTTGATGCCATGCCAACAAGAGTGGAAATTGCTTGGAATACCATGATTGCTGGTTATGCTCGATTTGGTGATATTGAAACgtgttttgatttgtttaagAAGATGCTAGAGAGTTTCTGTGAAGCGGACCATTGGACATTTAGTGCCTTGATGAATGCTTGTTCCGAATCAGAAGAAGGTTTGCCTGGTTGCTTGATGCATGCATTTATTGTGAAAAGCGGCTGGAACTCTGCAGTGGAG GTATCTTGGAATGCAATTATTGATGCTTACATGAAATTAGGAGACACCAACAAAGCATTTCTTGTGTTTCAATGTGCGCCTGAGAAGAGCATTGTTTCATGGACATCAATGATCACAGGATATACTAGAAATGGTGACGAAGAACAAGCTTTAAGCTTTTTCAGCGATGCCATGAGAACTGGTCTCCAGCCAGACAATTTTACATTTGGAGCTGTTCTTCACGCATGCTCCAACTTGGCAACACTATGGCATGGTCAAATGATCCATTGTGCTATAATTCACTATGGTTTCCATGCTTATACTTATGTTGGTAATGGCCTTGTTAACATGTATGCTAAGTCTGGGGACATGCAGGGAGCAATCCAAGCATTTAATGATATTGTTGACAAGGATTTAGTATCCTGGAATTCGCTGCTGTTTGCATTTGGATTGCATGGGCAGGCTGCCCAGGCACTATGGCTCTATGAAGAAATGACAGCAAGTGGGATAAAGCCAGATAAAGTGACCTTCATCGGCCTGCTAATGACCTGTAGCCACTCCGGACTTACAGAAAAAGGTCAGGCTCTTTTTGAATCAATGAGTCCAGTTCATCAGCTTCCCCCTGAAATTGATCATGTGGCGTGCATGGTGGATATGCTTGCTCGAGGTGGGTACTTGATAGAAGCAACAGAACTGGCTAACAAGTACCAATGGATGGATAGTGCAAGTATCAGCTCTCGTGAATCTCTTTTTGGAGCATGTTTCGCACATGGGTATACAGAAATTGGAGTGATTCTGAGTAGAGATTTAAAACTGTTAGAGCCTCAAAATGAGATGAATTATATACTGCTGTCAAACTTGTATAGCGCAACTGGGCATTGGAAAGAAGCAGAGGCAGTAAGGAAAGCAATGGCAGATCAAGGTGTGACAAAAATACCTGGTTGTAGTTGGATAGAAGTGAAAAACAAGGTGACGGCCTTTGTGGCAGGAAAGTATTCACATCCACTTATTAAAGAGCTAACTGAAATTCTGTACTTTCTTAAACAAGAAATGAGGAATCCTTACTCACGTCTTGTGGGATAG
- the LOC127798819 gene encoding pentatricopeptide repeat-containing protein At2g36980, mitochondrial isoform X1 produces the protein MPSDMFHVTKKITVLARSGRVACARKLFDEMRHRDTIAWNTMLSSYSQLGLYREALSLFRDMRISTAKPDHFSFTATLSACAGAWELHCGQKIHAQVIVLGYSSSLPVNNSLIDMYGKCLSTCNANRVFEEMDVKNDVSWCSLLFAYVNGSQFDIARIVFDAMPTRVEIAWNTMIAGYARFGDIETCFDLFKKMLESFCEADHWTFSALMNACSESEEGLPGCLMHAFIVKSGWNSAVEVSNSILSFYAKLGYQEDVLKVYECIETLTQVSWNAIIDAYMKLGDTNKAFLVFQCAPEKSIVSWTSMITGYTRNGDEEQALSFFSDAMRTGLQPDNFTFGAVLHACSNLATLWHGQMIHCAIIHYGFHAYTYVGNGLVNMYAKSGDMQGAIQAFNDIVDKDLVSWNSLLFAFGLHGQAAQALWLYEEMTASGIKPDKVTFIGLLMTCSHSGLTEKGQALFESMSPVHQLPPEIDHVACMVDMLARGGYLIEATELANKYQWMDSASISSRESLFGACFAHGYTEIGVILSRDLKLLEPQNEMNYILLSNLYSATGHWKEAEAVRKAMADQGVTKIPGCSWIEVKNKVTAFVAGKYSHPLIKELTEILYFLKQEMRNPYSRLVG, from the coding sequence ATGCCTTCGGATATGTTCCATGTCACGAAAAAGATTACTGTTCTCGCGAGATCCGGTCGCGTCGCCTGCGCACGCAAGCTGTTTGATGAAATGCGGCACAGAGACACAATCGCTTGGAACACGATGCTTAGTAGCTATTCTCAGTTGGGCCTTTACCGAGAAGCTCTATCTTTGTTTCGTGACATGAGAATTTCCACTGCCAAACCTGACCATTTCTCGTTCACGGCTACTTTGAGCGCGTGTGCTGGTGCCTGGGAGCTCCACTGCGGGCAGAAAATTCACGCCCAGGTGATTGTATTGGGATATAGTTCTTCGTTGCCGGTGAACAATTCACTTATTGATATGTATGGAAAGTGTTTAAGTACTTGTAATGCTAATCGAGTGTTTGAGGAGATGGACGTGAAGAATGATGTGTCGTGGTGTTCTCTGTTGTTTGCTTATGTAAATGGCAGTCAGTTTGACATCGCTCGTATTGTTTTTGATGCCATGCCAACAAGAGTGGAAATTGCTTGGAATACCATGATTGCTGGTTATGCTCGATTTGGTGATATTGAAACgtgttttgatttgtttaagAAGATGCTAGAGAGTTTCTGTGAAGCGGACCATTGGACATTTAGTGCCTTGATGAATGCTTGTTCCGAATCAGAAGAAGGTTTGCCTGGTTGCTTGATGCATGCATTTATTGTGAAAAGCGGCTGGAACTCTGCAGTGGAGGTAAGTAACTCGATTTTAAGCTTTTATGCCAAACTGGGCTATCAAGAAGATGTTCTGAAGGTATATGAGTGCATTGAAACTCTTACACAGGTATCTTGGAATGCAATTATTGATGCTTACATGAAATTAGGAGACACCAACAAAGCATTTCTTGTGTTTCAATGTGCGCCTGAGAAGAGCATTGTTTCATGGACATCAATGATCACAGGATATACTAGAAATGGTGACGAAGAACAAGCTTTAAGCTTTTTCAGCGATGCCATGAGAACTGGTCTCCAGCCAGACAATTTTACATTTGGAGCTGTTCTTCACGCATGCTCCAACTTGGCAACACTATGGCATGGTCAAATGATCCATTGTGCTATAATTCACTATGGTTTCCATGCTTATACTTATGTTGGTAATGGCCTTGTTAACATGTATGCTAAGTCTGGGGACATGCAGGGAGCAATCCAAGCATTTAATGATATTGTTGACAAGGATTTAGTATCCTGGAATTCGCTGCTGTTTGCATTTGGATTGCATGGGCAGGCTGCCCAGGCACTATGGCTCTATGAAGAAATGACAGCAAGTGGGATAAAGCCAGATAAAGTGACCTTCATCGGCCTGCTAATGACCTGTAGCCACTCCGGACTTACAGAAAAAGGTCAGGCTCTTTTTGAATCAATGAGTCCAGTTCATCAGCTTCCCCCTGAAATTGATCATGTGGCGTGCATGGTGGATATGCTTGCTCGAGGTGGGTACTTGATAGAAGCAACAGAACTGGCTAACAAGTACCAATGGATGGATAGTGCAAGTATCAGCTCTCGTGAATCTCTTTTTGGAGCATGTTTCGCACATGGGTATACAGAAATTGGAGTGATTCTGAGTAGAGATTTAAAACTGTTAGAGCCTCAAAATGAGATGAATTATATACTGCTGTCAAACTTGTATAGCGCAACTGGGCATTGGAAAGAAGCAGAGGCAGTAAGGAAAGCAATGGCAGATCAAGGTGTGACAAAAATACCTGGTTGTAGTTGGATAGAAGTGAAAAACAAGGTGACGGCCTTTGTGGCAGGAAAGTATTCACATCCACTTATTAAAGAGCTAACTGAAATTCTGTACTTTCTTAAACAAGAAATGAGGAATCCTTACTCACGTCTTGTGGGATAG
- the LOC127799511 gene encoding superoxide dismutase [Cu-Zn]-like, translating into MVKGVAVLSSSEGVSGTVHFVQGGDGPTTVTGSVSGLKPGLHGFHVHAFGDTTNGCMSTGPHFNPASKEHGAPEDENRHAGDLGNITVGADGTASFTITDNQIPLSGPLSIIGRAVVVHADPDDLGKGGHELSKSTGNAGGRVACGIIGLQG; encoded by the exons ATGGTGAAGGGCGTGGCTGTTCTTAGCAGTAGTGAGGGTGTCAGTGGCACCGTGCACTTCGTCCAAGGAGGAGATG GTCCAACTACAGTTACAGGAAGCGTTTCTGGACTTAAACCTGGACTTCACGGTTTCCATGTCCATGCTTTTGGTGACACAACAAATGGTTGCATGTCAACTG GACCACATTTTAATCCTGCTAGCAAAGAGCATGGTGCTCCTGAGGATGAAAACCGCCATGCTGGTGATCTTGGTAACATCACAGTTGGTGCAGATG GCACTGCAAGCTTCACCATTACTGACAATCAG ATTCCACTTTCTGGACCTCTTTCCATCATTGGAAGGGCTGTTGTTGTCCATGCTGATCCTGATGATCTGGGAAAGG GTGGCCATGAACTCAGTAAAAGTACTGGAAACGCCGGCGGAAGGGTTGCCTGTG GTATCATTGGGCTCCAGGGTTGA